Proteins encoded within one genomic window of Leptospira stimsonii:
- a CDS encoding CDP-alcohol phosphatidyltransferase family protein, translating into MIIQEKKPKELLEDRIFTISNFLSVSRVFLLPFFITFTKTYMEDPEKTEFLLYAVFTCIIAVITDYLDGFLARLLNQESVLGRYLDPVCDKIVTVGGLSVIVHYFRFPSWILIAYVIREILGVWLGSFLYLKRGIQGKPNWWGKFGVGLVAIAVLWYMCIPLIEMQIDGESLLKHPEYSGYVLVLILSIGIFAYSKRYWNIVFHPEKIQIDPDDRKTRKKYELV; encoded by the coding sequence ATGATCATTCAGGAAAAAAAGCCAAAGGAACTCTTAGAAGATCGAATCTTTACGATCTCGAACTTTCTCTCCGTGAGCAGGGTTTTCCTTCTGCCTTTTTTTATCACTTTTACTAAGACTTATATGGAAGATCCGGAAAAAACGGAATTCCTACTCTACGCCGTCTTTACTTGTATCATTGCGGTGATCACTGATTATCTCGACGGTTTTTTGGCACGTCTTCTCAACCAAGAATCCGTCTTGGGACGTTATCTGGATCCGGTCTGCGATAAGATCGTCACAGTTGGCGGGCTTTCTGTGATCGTTCACTACTTCCGTTTTCCTTCCTGGATTCTCATCGCGTATGTGATCCGAGAAATTTTGGGGGTTTGGTTGGGAAGTTTTCTCTATCTAAAGAGAGGAATTCAGGGAAAACCGAATTGGTGGGGAAAGTTCGGAGTTGGACTCGTGGCGATCGCTGTTCTCTGGTATATGTGCATCCCTTTGATCGAGATGCAGATCGACGGAGAGAGTTTACTAAAACATCCTGAATATTCCGGATACGTCCTTGTCCTCATTCTCTCCATTGGAATCTTTGCTTATTCCAAGCGTTATTGGAATATCGTCTTTCATCCCGAAAAAATTCAAATCGATCCGGATGACAGAAAGACTCGAAAGAAATACGAACTCGTTTGA
- the fliG gene encoding flagellar motor switch protein FliG, which produces MDKESASGARKEKIRKSALLLLSLNKEDAAKVLSKLDDSMIEEIILEMAQIKTISKKEKEDVLLEFKNSVLPGEGEIKGGMDAAREILQHSMGKEKAENILGKLSRKDIEDDFSFLSEAEPGVLASLLQHESPQTIAVTLAFMTPKKAADILKFFPGELQASVAYRLANTTKTHPDAIKEIARVLKKKYEQRDRSEYSEAGGAEALANILNHMDKSQEENILKELEANSPELAKQVKEKLYTFEDVLGLDQKEMRILINRLNDDETLSMALRGSGDELRNHFLNAMSRNRAAEIMDMMDIRGKLTLREINDARNIILNLVRELEEEGTIFVKKDGEEYI; this is translated from the coding sequence GTGGATAAAGAATCAGCTTCCGGTGCAAGAAAAGAAAAAATCAGAAAATCAGCGCTTCTCCTCTTGTCGCTTAACAAAGAAGACGCTGCCAAGGTTCTTTCCAAATTAGACGACTCTATGATCGAAGAGATCATCCTCGAGATGGCGCAGATCAAGACCATCTCCAAAAAGGAAAAAGAAGACGTTCTATTAGAATTTAAGAATTCGGTTCTTCCCGGCGAAGGTGAAATCAAAGGGGGAATGGACGCCGCGAGAGAAATTCTCCAGCACTCCATGGGAAAGGAAAAAGCGGAGAATATTTTAGGAAAACTTTCCCGAAAAGATATCGAAGACGATTTTTCCTTTCTAAGCGAAGCGGAACCCGGAGTTCTCGCAAGTCTTCTCCAGCACGAATCTCCTCAGACGATCGCAGTCACACTTGCGTTTATGACTCCCAAAAAAGCGGCCGACATTTTAAAATTCTTTCCGGGAGAATTGCAGGCGAGTGTCGCCTATCGTTTGGCGAACACGACAAAAACGCATCCGGACGCGATCAAAGAAATCGCCAGAGTCTTAAAGAAAAAATATGAACAGAGAGATCGTTCCGAATACAGCGAAGCCGGCGGAGCGGAAGCCTTGGCGAACATTCTTAACCACATGGACAAATCCCAGGAAGAGAACATTCTCAAAGAACTCGAAGCGAATTCTCCGGAACTCGCAAAACAAGTCAAAGAAAAGTTATACACCTTCGAAGACGTTCTTGGTTTGGATCAAAAGGAGATGCGGATTCTTATCAATCGTTTGAACGACGACGAAACCCTGAGTATGGCGCTCCGAGGCTCCGGAGACGAACTCAGAAATCACTTTCTTAACGCTATGTCCAGAAACCGCGCGGCCGAAATTATGGATATGATGGATATCCGAGGAAAACTCACCTTACGCGAAATCAACGACGCGAGAAACATCATTTTGAATCTCGTTCGCGAATTGGAAGAAGAAGGAACCATCTTCGTCAAAAAAGACGGGGAAGAATATATCTAA
- a CDS encoding dihydrolipoamide acetyltransferase family protein, with product MAKIAEMTQLSPTMTEGKIVRWLKKNGDSVSPGEIMAEVETDKAVMEMEAFESGVLLEILAPEGSLLPVGSPVAIIGKQGEDVSALVETAKKAVPTKKESASTSSPPPTSASNASSDVSQSETSPIKAEVSSSTPSSGKESIDTGLQNSPGHKNASREKIEFMGRGNAGAPIKASPLAKNLALQNGVNLDEVIGSGPGGRILKRDILSFQESGGKKGIGFVKRQDRKLELTGMRKTIATRLAHSTSTIPHFYLSMEVDADPIDKLRNSINKDLKLEGHERISVNDLILKACSLCLKEVPEVNSSWREDHILEHGRIDIGVAVSIDGGLITPYVRNADQKTITEISHEIKELASRARERKLKPGEYTDGTFTVSNLGMFGISSFTAVINEPEAAILAVGALVEKAVIREGSLIAGKTLTVTLSCDHRVVDGATGARFLSSFREFTEHPLRLLTG from the coding sequence ATGGCTAAAATTGCTGAAATGACTCAACTCAGTCCGACGATGACAGAAGGAAAGATCGTCCGTTGGCTCAAAAAAAACGGAGATTCCGTTTCTCCTGGTGAAATTATGGCGGAAGTAGAAACCGATAAGGCGGTCATGGAGATGGAAGCCTTTGAAAGCGGAGTTCTTCTTGAAATTCTCGCACCCGAAGGATCTCTTCTTCCGGTTGGATCCCCCGTTGCGATTATAGGGAAACAAGGAGAGGACGTTTCCGCGTTAGTCGAAACCGCAAAGAAAGCGGTCCCTACAAAAAAAGAATCGGCATCGACTTCGAGCCCTCCGCCAACTTCAGCGTCGAACGCGTCTTCCGATGTTTCCCAATCGGAAACGTCGCCGATAAAGGCAGAGGTCTCCTCTTCCACTCCTTCTTCCGGTAAAGAATCGATAGATACCGGATTACAAAATTCTCCAGGACACAAAAACGCATCCCGAGAAAAAATAGAATTTATGGGCCGCGGGAATGCGGGCGCTCCGATCAAAGCGTCTCCACTTGCAAAAAATCTCGCACTTCAAAACGGAGTCAATTTAGACGAAGTGATCGGCTCCGGTCCCGGGGGAAGAATCCTCAAACGAGACATTCTTTCCTTTCAAGAATCAGGAGGAAAAAAAGGAATCGGTTTTGTAAAACGCCAAGATCGGAAATTAGAACTCACCGGAATGAGAAAGACCATAGCGACAAGACTCGCGCACTCCACTTCCACAATTCCTCATTTTTATCTTTCGATGGAAGTCGACGCGGATCCGATCGACAAACTCAGAAATTCGATCAACAAGGATCTAAAACTCGAAGGTCACGAGAGGATCAGCGTGAACGATCTAATTCTTAAGGCTTGTTCTTTATGTTTGAAGGAAGTTCCCGAGGTCAATTCTTCTTGGAGAGAAGATCATATTCTCGAACACGGAAGAATCGACATCGGTGTAGCGGTTTCCATCGACGGCGGACTCATCACTCCTTATGTTCGAAACGCGGATCAGAAAACGATAACAGAGATCAGTCACGAGATAAAAGAACTTGCTTCCCGAGCAAGAGAAAGAAAACTCAAACCGGGGGAATACACGGACGGAACCTTTACCGTCTCCAACCTCGGAATGTTCGGAATTTCTTCCTTCACTGCGGTCATCAACGAACCGGAAGCGGCTATCCTCGCGGTAGGCGCTCTTGTGGAAAAAGCGGTGATTCGGGAAGGGAGTCTCATCGCCGGAAAGACCTTGACGGTCACTCTTTCCTGCGATCACAGAGTTGTCGACGGGGCCACCGGAGCTAGATTTCTTTCTTCATTTCGAGAATTTACGGAACATCCCCTTCGCCTACTAACAGGTTAA
- a CDS encoding pyruvate dehydrogenase complex E1 component subunit beta — MGILTYREALNRAMCEEMDKDPNIFLMGEEVGHYDGAYKVSQGMLAKYGEKRVIDTPISENGFAGVGIGAAMVGLRPIIEFMTWNFSLVAIDQIINSAAKMNYMSAGQFPIPIVFRGAGGAGGRLAAQHSQSFESWYAHIPGLKVIAPYTPADAYGLLKTSIRDNNPTIFIESEVLYGSRGEVPEQEYSIPFGKADLKREGSHITIVSWSRALMYVLPAAERLAKEGISVEVLDIRSIRPLDEEAIYASVAKTNRALIVEEGWEVAGFGSQIAYLIQKNAFDHLDAPVERITQEDVPMPYAANLEKASLPSEEKIIAKVREMLE, encoded by the coding sequence ATGGGGATCCTCACTTACAGAGAAGCGCTCAACCGCGCGATGTGCGAAGAAATGGACAAGGATCCGAATATCTTTCTCATGGGAGAAGAAGTCGGACACTACGACGGAGCCTATAAGGTTTCGCAGGGAATGCTTGCGAAATACGGAGAAAAAAGAGTGATCGATACACCGATTTCCGAAAACGGATTCGCGGGAGTCGGAATCGGAGCGGCGATGGTGGGCTTACGTCCGATCATCGAATTTATGACCTGGAACTTTTCCCTCGTCGCGATCGATCAGATCATAAACTCAGCCGCGAAAATGAACTACATGAGTGCGGGTCAATTCCCCATTCCGATCGTATTTCGAGGCGCTGGCGGCGCGGGTGGAAGATTAGCCGCACAACATTCTCAGTCGTTCGAAAGCTGGTATGCTCATATTCCGGGTTTGAAAGTCATCGCTCCTTATACGCCGGCGGATGCCTACGGTCTTTTGAAAACTTCGATTCGAGACAACAATCCTACGATTTTTATCGAAAGCGAAGTTTTGTATGGAAGTCGAGGCGAAGTACCGGAACAGGAATATTCGATACCTTTCGGAAAAGCGGACCTCAAACGAGAAGGTTCACATATAACGATTGTTAGTTGGTCTCGCGCATTGATGTATGTTCTTCCCGCCGCGGAAAGATTGGCCAAGGAAGGAATTTCCGTGGAAGTTTTGGACATTCGTTCCATTCGTCCTTTGGACGAGGAAGCAATTTACGCCTCTGTCGCAAAAACAAACCGCGCCTTGATCGTGGAAGAAGGCTGGGAAGTCGCGGGGTTCGGTTCTCAAATCGCCTATTTGATCCAGAAGAATGCGTTCGATCACCTGGACGCTCCGGTGGAAAGAATCACACAAGAAGACGTTCCCATGCCCTACGCCGCCAACTTGGAAAAGGCTTCTCTTCCAAGCGAGGAAAAGATCATCGCCAAAGTTCGAGAAATGCTCGAATAA
- the pdhA gene encoding pyruvate dehydrogenase (acetyl-transferring) E1 component subunit alpha — MNSPKTKKETQDLYELYKQMLLIRRFEEGAAKSYSTGKIGGFCHLYIGQEAVGVGSIAALKEQDYIVSTYRDHGHALARGLDPNALMAELFGKRTGISKGYGGSMHFFDKEKHFMGGHGIVGGHISLAAGIAYAAKYKGTDAVTICFFGEGAANIGSFHEGMNLAAIWKLPLVMICENNHYAMGTPEYRALSVKDVSVRAGAYDIARDHIEGDEVRKVRDHVSVAVERARRGEGPTLMEISTYRFRGHSMSDPAKYRTKEELDRYKQSDPLLKAKDDLLHAEWKEEELEKLDIDLQAKVEEAILFAEKSEEPPLGWLYKNVYAENV, encoded by the coding sequence ATGAATTCACCAAAAACTAAAAAAGAAACCCAAGACCTTTACGAACTCTACAAGCAGATGCTCCTCATTCGAAGATTCGAAGAAGGAGCGGCAAAATCCTATAGCACCGGTAAGATCGGAGGTTTCTGCCATCTTTATATCGGTCAAGAAGCGGTTGGAGTCGGCTCCATCGCGGCCCTAAAAGAACAAGACTACATCGTTTCTACCTATCGAGATCACGGACACGCGCTCGCAAGAGGTTTGGATCCGAACGCGCTCATGGCAGAACTCTTCGGGAAAAGAACGGGAATCTCCAAAGGTTATGGCGGTTCGATGCACTTCTTCGATAAAGAAAAACATTTCATGGGTGGACACGGAATCGTGGGTGGACATATATCACTTGCGGCCGGAATCGCCTACGCGGCTAAATACAAAGGAACGGACGCGGTTACGATTTGTTTTTTTGGAGAAGGCGCCGCAAACATCGGATCCTTTCACGAAGGGATGAACCTCGCCGCGATCTGGAAACTTCCTCTTGTGATGATCTGCGAAAACAATCACTATGCGATGGGGACTCCGGAATACCGTGCGTTATCGGTCAAAGACGTTTCGGTTCGAGCGGGCGCATACGATATCGCAAGAGATCATATCGAAGGAGACGAGGTTCGTAAGGTTCGAGATCATGTGAGCGTCGCGGTGGAACGGGCTCGCCGAGGTGAAGGCCCGACTCTGATGGAAATTTCCACGTATCGTTTTCGGGGTCATTCGATGTCCGATCCCGCTAAATACAGAACCAAAGAAGAATTGGATCGATACAAACAGAGCGATCCTCTTTTGAAAGCCAAAGACGATCTCCTTCACGCGGAATGGAAGGAAGAAGAATTAGAAAAACTTGATATAGATCTCCAGGCAAAAGTGGAGGAAGCGATCCTTTTCGCCGAAAAGAGCGAAGAACCGCCGTTAGGTTGGTTGTATAAAAACGTCTACGCGGAGAATGTATAA
- a CDS encoding aromatic amino acid ammonia-lyase, with protein MKTVSLGPNQPLLPEDIESFYKSFEKDGGIRVILSEMGKTAIEESRLRFEELVSNGEPIYGTTTGFGPFVRFESNPDTTKQAESLLNHLGVGFGKFAPGKIVFSSALLRLSTLAQGFSGIRPETWFAYSNILMHNDLPSIPEIGSLGASGDLIPLSFLGRIFLNNATIRTDTGAVSSEEYRKRNKIPDCILESREALAFTNGLSFSKSYAVFALLNAEKILSNLETLVGIAYAFLGANKDHLRSELHEARLHPGQILSAKKILTVALCFSDSRYSKNLQEVYSLRTAPQVIGAVRHQLKEARKILQLEIQGADDNPLFFREKDGDAFAVHGGNFQGQHLSFLSDRINTSVVQCAILAERILDLLIDPNRNGGLPLLLSPQPGAECGVAGVQLTATALVAELRSNSGNFANFSIPTNGGNQDIVSMAGLASRKAYEQTLLASGCLASLWIALGQYDFLFSNSSSLNRNLKPEMKSKFFLPDFEPIRRDRPLWEEIRSLSDFFLEREIFPNS; from the coding sequence TTGAAAACTGTTTCTTTAGGACCGAACCAACCTCTTCTACCGGAAGATATCGAATCTTTCTATAAGTCCTTCGAAAAGGACGGAGGGATTCGAGTCATTCTTTCCGAGATGGGAAAAACCGCCATCGAAGAATCGAGACTTCGTTTCGAAGAATTGGTTTCGAACGGAGAACCGATTTACGGAACTACAACCGGCTTCGGTCCTTTCGTCCGTTTTGAATCCAACCCCGATACGACAAAACAAGCGGAAAGTCTTCTCAATCATTTAGGCGTCGGTTTCGGAAAATTCGCGCCGGGGAAGATCGTATTTTCAAGCGCCTTACTCCGATTATCGACTTTGGCCCAGGGATTTTCCGGAATTCGTCCGGAGACTTGGTTTGCATATTCTAATATTCTAATGCACAATGATCTTCCGTCCATTCCCGAAATCGGGTCCTTGGGCGCCTCGGGGGATCTCATTCCTCTTTCCTTTCTCGGAAGAATTTTTCTAAACAATGCTACGATCCGAACGGACACGGGAGCAGTTTCCTCGGAAGAATACAGAAAAAGAAATAAAATTCCGGATTGTATCTTAGAATCCAGGGAAGCTCTGGCGTTTACTAACGGACTTTCCTTTTCGAAATCCTACGCGGTTTTCGCGCTCTTAAACGCGGAGAAAATTCTTTCCAACTTGGAAACTTTGGTCGGAATCGCCTATGCATTCTTAGGTGCAAACAAAGATCATTTAAGATCGGAGTTGCACGAAGCACGTCTTCATCCCGGACAAATTTTGAGCGCAAAAAAAATTCTTACCGTTGCCCTCTGTTTTTCGGATTCTCGCTATTCTAAAAATCTCCAGGAAGTCTATTCTCTCAGAACGGCGCCGCAAGTGATCGGCGCGGTCCGGCATCAACTGAAAGAGGCTCGAAAGATTCTCCAACTCGAAATCCAAGGTGCGGACGATAACCCTTTGTTCTTTAGAGAAAAGGATGGCGACGCGTTCGCGGTTCACGGAGGAAATTTTCAGGGACAACATCTTTCCTTTCTCTCGGATCGAATCAATACGAGCGTGGTTCAATGCGCGATCTTGGCGGAACGAATTTTGGATCTTCTCATCGACCCGAACCGAAACGGAGGTCTTCCTCTCTTATTGTCTCCTCAACCGGGTGCCGAATGCGGAGTCGCAGGAGTTCAACTCACGGCAACGGCTCTCGTCGCGGAGTTACGTTCGAATTCGGGAAACTTCGCGAACTTTTCGATTCCTACCAACGGAGGAAATCAGGATATCGTTTCGATGGCGGGACTCGCGAGTCGGAAAGCCTATGAACAAACTCTTCTCGCAAGCGGTTGTTTAGCTTCCCTTTGGATCGCATTAGGACAATATGATTTTCTTTTTTCAAATTCTTCGTCTTTGAATCGAAATCTAAAACCAGAAATGAAATCCAAATTCTTCCTTCCCGATTTTGAACCGATCCGAAGAGACAGACCCTTATGGGAAGAGATACGATCACTTTCCGATTTCTTTTTAGAAAGAGAAATTTTTCCGAATTCTTAG
- a CDS encoding AMP-binding protein, translating to MDIFHHAKSKTTEELLQKENWKEILYSILPESANPLFVFPNEMIPGASIWSYLKLWKEFYRELNLSSGEVLGIHLPTNSSFLGSFLAGLWEDLSVACIPFGKGSLDSSIDSLRPKWIVTLDEDSNESMKRIGYERVLNSSLPDSRAHLFRRIESSRDISDNVRLFLKSSGTSGAQKWVGLSDSTIFHNLRTHNVAFPKEGSTVGSVLPWTHSFGLILDFFPSLLRSSTVIKYASSSFDLEDCFEFLNSFPIRHLSGVPSFFSRILNLPGGCEFLESLESGIVGGAPISSSLAKHLRNTKLRVGYGQTEAGPGITLGEPGDFDFGYLGKPVGCEVKIDSESGSLLFRGKNASSLEIDSSGCVNYFFPEEWRDTRDVVRKESDRYYFIGRSTDHFKLQNGKFLYPFPIESSITELLDLPWAFVFQSQDLNTICILPDDSSPERKDKIRSELWERYPWIEELFFATKDIVSFSAKGEILRSISKSNVERWLHS from the coding sequence ATGGATATATTTCATCACGCAAAATCGAAAACGACAGAGGAGCTCCTCCAAAAAGAGAATTGGAAAGAGATCCTCTATTCGATTCTTCCGGAAAGTGCGAATCCTCTTTTCGTTTTTCCGAATGAAATGATTCCCGGCGCTTCGATTTGGTCCTATCTGAAACTCTGGAAAGAATTCTACAGAGAGCTGAATCTTTCTTCCGGAGAAGTTCTAGGAATTCATCTTCCAACGAATTCATCCTTTCTGGGTTCGTTTCTCGCGGGTCTCTGGGAGGATCTTTCCGTGGCGTGTATTCCCTTTGGGAAAGGATCACTCGATTCTTCGATCGATTCGTTGCGTCCAAAATGGATCGTCACCTTGGACGAGGATTCGAATGAAAGTATGAAACGGATCGGATACGAAAGAGTTTTAAATTCTTCCTTACCAGATTCGAGAGCTCATCTTTTTAGAAGAATTGAATCCTCAAGAGATATTTCGGATAACGTTCGTCTCTTTCTCAAAAGCTCCGGCACAAGTGGTGCGCAGAAGTGGGTGGGGCTTTCCGATTCTACCATTTTCCACAACTTAAGAACGCATAACGTAGCGTTTCCGAAAGAAGGATCCACGGTTGGATCCGTTTTGCCTTGGACTCACTCGTTCGGGCTGATTCTTGATTTTTTTCCTTCTCTTCTCCGTTCCTCGACGGTGATAAAGTATGCTTCCTCTTCCTTCGATTTGGAAGATTGTTTCGAGTTTCTGAATTCTTTTCCGATCCGACACCTTTCCGGAGTTCCTTCTTTTTTTTCAAGAATCCTGAATTTACCAGGTGGTTGCGAATTCTTAGAAAGTTTAGAATCCGGTATCGTCGGAGGAGCTCCAATCTCTTCTTCGCTCGCAAAACATCTTAGAAACACAAAACTCAGAGTCGGATACGGACAAACGGAAGCCGGTCCAGGAATCACGTTAGGAGAACCGGGGGATTTCGATTTCGGATATTTGGGTAAGCCGGTCGGTTGCGAGGTGAAAATCGATTCCGAATCGGGCTCGCTTCTTTTTCGGGGAAAAAACGCTTCTTCGTTGGAGATCGACTCTTCCGGGTGTGTAAATTATTTTTTTCCAGAAGAATGGAGAGATACAAGGGACGTCGTTCGTAAGGAATCGGATCGATATTATTTTATCGGGCGATCAACGGATCATTTTAAATTGCAGAACGGCAAATTTCTTTACCCCTTCCCGATCGAATCTTCGATTACCGAACTCTTGGATCTTCCCTGGGCTTTTGTATTTCAGTCGCAGGACCTAAATACGATCTGTATTCTTCCGGACGATTCTTCACCGGAAAGAAAAGATAAGATTCGTTCCGAATTGTGGGAAAGATACCCCTGGATCGAAGAACTCTTCTTTGCAACGAAAGACATCGTTTCGTTTTCGGCGAAAGGTGAAATTCTCAGATCCATTTCAAAATCAAACGTAGAAAGGTGGCTTCATTCATGA
- a CDS encoding PAS domain-containing protein encodes MIQRLQEQAAFWAKSMIRFVEDETVSKIDGLSRAEIDSLPYGVIQVDDQGKILIFNRFESEKANVPVKEAEGKTFFTQVAPCTNNAIFWGSFEKGVKQGEMDLIFPYTFTYKMRPTPVVVHLYKSKASKKNWIFVKWK; translated from the coding sequence ATGATCCAACGCTTGCAAGAGCAGGCCGCATTCTGGGCAAAGTCCATGATCCGTTTTGTGGAGGATGAAACGGTTTCAAAAATCGACGGTTTGAGTAGAGCGGAGATCGATTCGTTGCCTTACGGTGTGATCCAAGTAGACGATCAAGGAAAAATTCTGATCTTCAATCGATTCGAATCCGAAAAAGCGAACGTTCCAGTAAAGGAAGCGGAAGGAAAAACATTTTTTACTCAAGTCGCGCCCTGCACGAACAACGCGATTTTTTGGGGGAGTTTTGAAAAAGGCGTCAAACAAGGGGAAATGGATTTGATCTTTCCTTATACCTTCACGTATAAGATGCGACCTACCCCCGTTGTCGTACATCTCTACAAAAGCAAAGCTTCGAAGAAGAACTGGATCTTCGTAAAGTGGAAGTAA
- a CDS encoding flagellin, with protein MIINHNLAAINSHRVLKFQNNEVAKNMEALSSGMRINRAGDDASGLAVSEKMRTQVKGLRQAERNTEDGMSLIQTTEGYLQETNDIIQRVRVLAIQSSNGIYSAEDRQMIQVEVSQLVDEIDRIASQAEFNKMALLQGDFARGSRTSSMWFHIGPNQHQRERVYIATMTAKSLNLIKADGSLLTLSTAEFANDSIGVLDDALMKINKQRANLGAYFNRLEHASKGLMVAYENIQASESRIRDTDMAEETVAFTKNQILVQSGTAMLAQANVRPQSVLQLLR; from the coding sequence ATGATCATCAATCACAACTTAGCCGCGATCAACTCCCATCGCGTTCTGAAGTTTCAGAACAACGAAGTAGCGAAGAATATGGAAGCTCTCTCTTCCGGTATGCGTATCAACCGTGCCGGGGACGATGCTTCCGGACTCGCCGTTTCTGAAAAAATGAGAACGCAGGTAAAAGGTCTCAGACAAGCTGAGAGAAACACCGAAGACGGTATGTCTTTGATCCAAACTACTGAAGGTTATCTGCAGGAAACGAACGATATCATTCAGAGAGTTCGGGTTCTTGCCATCCAATCTTCTAACGGAATCTACAGCGCAGAAGATCGCCAGATGATTCAAGTTGAGGTTTCTCAGCTCGTGGACGAGATCGATCGTATTGCTTCTCAAGCAGAATTCAACAAGATGGCTCTCCTTCAGGGGGACTTTGCAAGAGGTTCTAGAACTTCTTCCATGTGGTTCCATATCGGACCGAACCAGCACCAAAGAGAAAGAGTGTATATCGCCACAATGACTGCGAAATCTCTCAATCTTATCAAAGCTGACGGTTCTCTCCTGACGCTGTCTACCGCTGAATTTGCAAATGACTCTATCGGGGTTCTGGACGACGCTCTGATGAAAATCAACAAACAAAGAGCGAACCTCGGAGCATACTTCAACAGACTGGAACACGCTTCCAAAGGTCTGATGGTTGCTTACGAAAACATCCAGGCTTCAGAGTCGAGAATCAGGGACACAGATATGGCGGAGGAAACCGTTGCGTTCACTAAGAATCAGATTCTGGTTCAATCTGGAACAGCAATGCTTGCTCAGGCTAACGTAAGACCTCAGTCGGTTCTCCAGCTTCTTAGATAA
- a CDS encoding flagellin — translation MIINHNLSAINSHRALKFNELAVDKTMKALSSGMRINSAADDASGLAVSEKLRTQVNGLRQAERNTEDGMSFIQTAEGFLEQTSNIIQRIRVLAIQTSNGIYSNEDRQLVQVEVSALVDEVDRIASQAEFNKFKLFEGQFARGSRVASMWFHMGPNQNQRERFFIGTMTSKALKLVKADGKTIAISSPGEANDVIGLADAALTKIMKQRADMGAYYNRLEYTAKGLMSAYENMQASESRIRDADMAEEVVSLTTKQILVQSGTAMLAQANMKPNSVLKLLQQL, via the coding sequence ATGATTATCAATCACAACCTGAGCGCGATCAATTCGCATCGCGCTCTAAAATTCAACGAGCTTGCTGTGGACAAGACGATGAAGGCTCTGTCTTCCGGCATGCGGATCAATTCCGCGGCGGACGACGCTTCCGGACTCGCCGTTTCCGAAAAGCTACGAACCCAAGTAAACGGGCTTCGTCAAGCTGAAAGAAACACCGAAGACGGAATGAGCTTCATTCAAACTGCCGAGGGTTTCCTCGAGCAGACGTCGAACATCATTCAGAGAATCCGGGTGCTTGCCATCCAGACCTCGAATGGAATCTACAGCAACGAAGACAGGCAGCTTGTGCAGGTGGAAGTATCTGCGCTGGTGGATGAAGTCGATCGAATCGCTTCTCAAGCTGAATTTAATAAGTTCAAGCTTTTTGAAGGTCAATTCGCGAGAGGATCCAGAGTCGCTTCCATGTGGTTTCACATGGGACCGAATCAAAATCAGCGCGAGAGATTTTTTATCGGCACGATGACTTCGAAAGCCCTGAAGCTTGTAAAAGCGGACGGGAAAACGATCGCGATTTCTTCTCCGGGAGAAGCGAATGACGTGATCGGTTTGGCGGATGCGGCTCTTACGAAGATCATGAAGCAGAGAGCGGATATGGGAGCTTATTACAATAGGCTTGAATATACCGCAAAGGGTCTGATGAGCGCATACGAAAATATGCAAGCATCGGAGTCCAGAATTCGAGACGCCGATATGGCGGAGGAAGTTGTCTCGCTGACCACAAAACAAATATTAGTGCAGAGTGGTACGGCAATGTTGGCGCAGGCAAACATGAAACCGAATTCAGTTCTCAAGCTTCTGCAACAGCTCTAA
- a CDS encoding c-type cytochrome, translated as MKTIFGSLILAFALLANCSQDQNSARIERGKKLMTIGGCSDCHTPKIMTPQGPVPDMDLFLAGYSEKNTLPDYKALGKTPWLLFTGDLTAVVGPWGVSFAKNLTPDPETGIGGWTEDMFIKTVRTQKRMGNGRPLLPPMAPIMMGNVNPMSDEDLKDIYAFLKSIKPVRNRVPEPILN; from the coding sequence ATGAAAACAATATTTGGTTCTTTGATCTTGGCATTTGCACTCTTAGCGAATTGTTCCCAAGATCAAAATTCAGCACGGATAGAACGTGGAAAAAAACTCATGACGATCGGAGGATGCAGTGATTGCCATACTCCAAAGATCATGACCCCGCAAGGACCGGTTCCTGATATGGATCTTTTCTTAGCCGGTTATTCCGAAAAGAATACGCTCCCAGATTACAAAGCTCTTGGCAAAACTCCTTGGTTGCTCTTTACCGGAGATCTAACGGCGGTAGTGGGTCCATGGGGAGTTTCTTTTGCAAAGAATCTTACACCCGATCCCGAAACCGGAATCGGCGGATGGACGGAAGATATGTTCATCAAAACCGTTCGAACACAAAAAAGAATGGGGAACGGAAGACCGCTTCTTCCTCCGATGGCTCCGATCATGATGGGAAACGTAAATCCTATGAGTGACGAGGATCTGAAGGATATCTACGCATTTCTAAAGTCGATCAAGCCGGTTCGAAATAGAGTACCGGAACCGATTTTGAATTAA